A genomic stretch from Vibrio algarum includes:
- the nhaB gene encoding Na(+)/H(+) antiporter NhaB, protein MPISLGNALIKNFLGKAPDWYKLAIIAFLIINPIVFFYVSPFVAGWMLVAEFIFTLAMALKCYPLQPGGLLAIEAVAIGMTTPELVMHELENNLEVLLLLIFMVAGIYFMKQLLLFIFTKILLGIRSKILLSMAFCFTAAFLSAFLDALTVIAVVISVAIGFYSIYHKVASGKGSTSSHDHTTDDHFSELTRDDLENYRSFLRSLLMHAGVGTALGGVTTMVGEPQNLIIADQAGWLFGEFIVRMLPVTLPVFICGMITCALVEKFKIFGYGTELPDHVRAILNDYDQAEKKKRTKQDIAKLYIQGLIAVWLIIGLALHLASVGLIGLSVIILATAFTGVIEEHSLGKAFEEALPFTALLAVFFAVVAVIIDQHLFGPIIDGVLAMEGSRQLSMFYLANGLLSMVSDNVFVGTVYINEVKTALDNAVISRDQFDLLAVAINTGTNLPSVATPNGQAAFLFLLTSALAPLVRLSYGRMVIMAFPYTIVLAIVGLVGITFLLDPMTAWMYDMGWLTHHIADAAGAAATTSHH, encoded by the coding sequence ATGCCGATTTCACTCGGGAACGCTTTGATCAAAAACTTCCTTGGCAAAGCGCCAGACTGGTACAAACTAGCCATTATTGCCTTTCTCATTATTAACCCAATTGTCTTTTTTTACGTAAGTCCATTTGTGGCTGGTTGGATGCTCGTTGCAGAGTTCATCTTCACACTAGCAATGGCACTAAAATGCTACCCTCTTCAACCTGGAGGTTTGCTTGCTATTGAAGCAGTGGCAATTGGTATGACAACACCTGAACTGGTGATGCACGAATTAGAAAATAACCTAGAAGTGTTGCTTTTACTTATATTTATGGTAGCTGGCATCTACTTTATGAAGCAGCTACTGCTGTTTATTTTCACAAAAATACTGCTCGGTATACGTTCAAAAATACTACTTTCAATGGCGTTCTGTTTTACTGCTGCATTTCTTTCTGCCTTCTTAGATGCGCTAACAGTTATTGCAGTTGTTATTAGTGTCGCGATTGGATTTTACTCTATCTATCACAAGGTTGCTTCTGGTAAAGGAAGTACTTCATCACACGACCATACAACAGATGACCATTTCTCTGAATTAACTCGCGATGACCTAGAGAACTACCGTTCATTTCTACGTTCACTACTAATGCATGCGGGTGTTGGTACAGCCTTAGGTGGTGTAACAACCATGGTTGGCGAACCACAAAACCTAATTATTGCCGATCAAGCTGGCTGGTTATTTGGTGAATTTATAGTGCGAATGCTACCCGTCACCTTACCTGTCTTTATTTGCGGTATGATCACCTGCGCGCTCGTCGAAAAATTTAAAATATTCGGCTACGGAACTGAATTACCTGATCATGTTCGAGCTATCCTTAATGACTATGACCAAGCCGAGAAGAAAAAACGCACCAAGCAGGACATAGCTAAACTTTATATTCAAGGCCTTATCGCTGTCTGGTTAATTATTGGTTTAGCACTTCACTTAGCGTCCGTTGGTCTAATTGGTCTGTCTGTTATTATCTTGGCCACAGCGTTTACCGGTGTCATTGAAGAACATTCATTAGGAAAAGCATTCGAAGAGGCGTTGCCATTCACCGCTTTACTCGCCGTATTCTTTGCTGTTGTAGCCGTTATTATTGACCAACATCTGTTTGGACCAATTATTGATGGTGTATTAGCAATGGAAGGAAGCCGTCAGCTAAGTATGTTCTATCTTGCGAATGGTTTGCTCTCTATGGTGTCTGATAACGTATTTGTTGGGACCGTATATATCAATGAAGTTAAAACCGCATTGGACAACGCCGTAATATCTCGTGACCAATTTGATTTATTGGCGGTCGCTATTAATACGGGTACAAACCTGCCTTCCGTTGCGACACCAAACGGACAAGCCGCGTTCCTATTCTTGCTAACCTCAGCATTAGCACCGTTAGTAAGATTGTCTTATGGCCGTATGGTAATAATGGCTTTCCCTTATACGATTGTTCTTGCCATTGTTGGTTTAGTTGGAATTACCTTCTTGTTAGATCCAATGACAGCTTGGATGTACGACATGGGATGGCTAACACACCATATTGCGGATGCCGCAGGTGCAGCGGCTACGACAAGCCATCACTGA
- a CDS encoding YecA family protein: MKTIELPKDWQGESCYFLEGAVLASNFAVKPLEPEIWCQSAGVDKEEASSFLVPRINEQHNILQRSEYTLSELTPEQLSALSEGFMTVWPVVETQYQEVEVLDSTLLMLQALLTTFMLAIDEHETQQQMKDAGIGEPPTLADFLPKLDVMIMEVALAADELMVGQKGQSVNPYKGIGRNDPCPCQSGKKFKQCCGK, encoded by the coding sequence ATGAAAACCATTGAACTACCAAAAGATTGGCAAGGCGAATCTTGCTACTTTCTTGAAGGTGCAGTACTTGCATCTAATTTCGCTGTTAAACCATTAGAGCCAGAAATTTGGTGTCAATCTGCCGGTGTCGACAAAGAGGAAGCAAGTAGCTTTTTAGTTCCTCGCATTAACGAACAGCATAATATATTGCAGCGCAGTGAGTACACACTTTCGGAATTAACCCCAGAGCAACTTAGTGCTTTGTCTGAAGGTTTTATGACGGTTTGGCCAGTGGTTGAAACACAGTACCAAGAAGTAGAAGTTTTAGACAGTACACTTCTTATGCTGCAAGCCTTATTGACAACATTTATGTTGGCAATAGATGAGCACGAGACTCAACAACAGATGAAGGATGCTGGTATTGGCGAGCCACCTACATTGGCTGATTTCCTACCTAAATTGGATGTGATGATCATGGAAGTGGCTTTAGCCGCTGATGAGTTGATGGTTGGTCAAAAGGGACAAAGTGTGAACCCTTATAAAGGCATAGGTCGAAATGACCCTTGTCCATGCCAAAGTGGTAAGAAATTTAAGCAGTGTTGCGGTAAGTAG
- the dusC gene encoding tRNA dihydrouridine(16) synthase DusC — MRVILGPMEGVLDHLMREILTDINDYDLCVTEFVRVTDRILPEHVFTRLCPELETSSFTKSGTPVHVQLLGQEPNWMAENAIQAAQYGAKGIDLNFGCPARLVNRSKGGAALLKEPEQIHKIVKACREAVSSDIPVSAKIRLGWENPDDCFEIVDAVENAGADEITIHARTKMGGYKASEIKWDYIKQIKQKSSIPIIANGEIWNYQDGQDCIEATGIDSLMVCRGAFNVPNLGNVVKYNHQSMQWKDVVALLLKYSQYEMKGDKGLYYPNRVKQWLGYLRNEYDQANTLFREVRTFKTASPIVDAIKKYQAELT, encoded by the coding sequence ATGCGAGTAATTCTGGGCCCAATGGAGGGTGTTCTCGACCATTTAATGCGAGAAATCCTTACAGACATCAATGACTACGACCTCTGCGTTACAGAGTTCGTTCGCGTTACTGACCGGATACTTCCAGAGCACGTCTTTACTCGCTTATGCCCAGAGCTAGAAACAAGCTCATTTACCAAATCCGGTACTCCAGTTCATGTGCAACTACTAGGGCAAGAGCCTAACTGGATGGCAGAGAATGCCATTCAAGCGGCGCAGTATGGCGCAAAGGGGATAGATCTAAATTTTGGGTGCCCTGCCAGACTGGTGAACCGAAGCAAAGGCGGTGCCGCACTTTTAAAAGAGCCCGAACAAATTCACAAAATAGTGAAAGCTTGCCGCGAGGCAGTATCAAGTGATATACCCGTTAGTGCCAAAATTCGTCTTGGGTGGGAAAACCCAGATGATTGCTTTGAAATTGTCGATGCAGTCGAAAATGCAGGGGCAGATGAAATCACTATTCATGCTCGCACTAAGATGGGTGGCTATAAAGCGAGTGAAATAAAATGGGATTATATTAAGCAAATTAAACAGAAAAGCTCTATCCCAATCATCGCTAATGGTGAAATTTGGAACTATCAAGACGGTCAAGACTGCATAGAAGCCACGGGAATAGATTCGCTTATGGTGTGTCGTGGTGCCTTTAATGTGCCTAATTTAGGCAATGTTGTTAAATACAATCATCAATCAATGCAGTGGAAAGACGTTGTCGCACTATTACTCAAATACTCACAATACGAAATGAAAGGCGATAAAGGGCTTTACTATCCAAATAGAGTGAAACAATGGCTTGGTTACCTTCGCAATGAGTATGACCAAGCCAACACTTTATTTAGAGAAGTTAGAACCTTTAAAACCGCTTCTCCTATCGTGGATGCCATCAAAAAATATCAGGCAGAACTAACTTAA
- the malZ gene encoding maltodextrin glucosidase, whose protein sequence is MNLPYLRHVQTPDGLCFKNNVLTVTLTTEDLKFDKVQVRHEPDNEEYLVDMSRVGKEGRLVLWKASIPINSDRDITHYVFKIIMGKQQFWLDARCSHIRIPGKEYHFKFNANHQPPAWVSEQVFYQIFPDRFCNGNPQISVKSGEYQIRGGTVDVVKKEWGSEIGDYKKSSSVEFYGGDLQGIKDKLDYLQDLGITSLYLNPIFQSNSNHKYDTTDYLNVDSHLGTNEDFAELSKEIHARGLKIVLDAVFNHTSEEHPWFDKNGKGSSGAYHHIDSPYRHFYLFDCDSKNYLGWKGVATLPVLNFENEEVRNYIYQSDQSVIKHWLREPYAIDGWRFDVIHMLGEGDGAKNNEYYVRQFREATKSVSSESYVLGEHFFEATQWLQGDQEDGSMNYYGFAHPVRALLAELDISYDPISLTPADFIYWIREANAKIPWLNQLSQLNQLDSHDTVRFLTMLKGDEKKMRMAAVMLFTFVGTPCLYYGTEVGLVGEQDPDNRRCFPWERVATSSWIPFFKGLIRNRTENAEWQKGSFEVLSYSDDHIVYARKLGTEVSIVALSFTEIEFSIPVWKLGIENANGRSYFEHKLLEVHNGELILSMSPWQVEIVKIGKLS, encoded by the coding sequence ATGAACCTTCCTTATTTACGCCACGTTCAAACTCCAGACGGATTATGTTTTAAAAATAATGTGCTTACTGTCACCCTTACAACGGAAGATCTTAAGTTCGATAAGGTTCAGGTACGTCATGAACCTGACAATGAAGAGTATTTGGTTGATATGAGCCGTGTAGGGAAGGAAGGTCGTTTGGTCTTATGGAAAGCCTCTATCCCAATTAATAGTGATCGAGATATCACCCACTACGTGTTTAAGATAATTATGGGTAAGCAGCAATTCTGGTTAGATGCACGGTGCTCTCACATAAGAATTCCTGGTAAAGAATACCACTTCAAATTTAATGCGAACCATCAGCCACCAGCATGGGTATCTGAGCAGGTTTTCTACCAAATATTTCCGGACCGATTTTGTAACGGTAATCCTCAAATAAGCGTAAAAAGCGGTGAGTATCAAATTCGTGGGGGTACGGTTGATGTGGTCAAAAAAGAGTGGGGTAGCGAGATAGGAGACTACAAAAAGTCTTCCAGCGTCGAGTTTTATGGTGGCGATTTGCAAGGGATAAAAGACAAGCTAGATTACCTACAAGACTTGGGTATTACTTCTTTGTATCTTAACCCGATATTTCAGTCTAATAGCAACCATAAGTACGATACGACAGACTATCTGAATGTCGATTCTCATTTAGGGACCAATGAAGATTTTGCTGAGTTGAGCAAGGAAATACATGCTAGAGGGTTGAAAATCGTTTTAGATGCGGTGTTCAATCATACTTCAGAAGAGCATCCTTGGTTTGATAAGAATGGTAAGGGTAGCTCAGGTGCATATCATCATATAGATTCACCCTATCGTCATTTCTATCTTTTTGACTGCGATTCTAAAAATTATCTCGGCTGGAAAGGTGTCGCTACGTTACCCGTTTTAAATTTTGAAAACGAGGAAGTTAGAAATTATATCTATCAATCCGACCAATCGGTGATTAAACACTGGTTAAGAGAACCGTATGCAATTGATGGGTGGCGCTTTGATGTTATTCATATGCTTGGGGAAGGCGATGGGGCAAAAAATAATGAATACTACGTGCGCCAATTTCGTGAAGCAACAAAATCAGTGTCCTCTGAAAGTTACGTCTTAGGCGAGCATTTTTTTGAGGCAACACAATGGCTTCAAGGTGACCAAGAAGACGGTTCGATGAATTACTATGGTTTTGCGCACCCTGTCCGTGCTTTGCTAGCGGAACTGGATATTAGTTATGATCCTATTTCATTAACACCAGCTGATTTTATCTATTGGATAAGAGAAGCCAATGCCAAGATACCTTGGTTAAATCAACTTTCTCAGCTAAATCAGTTGGATAGTCACGACACGGTGCGATTTCTGACCATGCTCAAAGGTGATGAGAAAAAAATGCGTATGGCTGCGGTGATGCTGTTTACCTTTGTTGGAACCCCATGCTTATATTATGGAACAGAAGTAGGTTTAGTAGGTGAGCAAGATCCGGATAACCGCAGGTGTTTCCCGTGGGAACGAGTAGCAACGTCTAGTTGGATACCATTCTTCAAAGGCTTAATTCGTAATCGCACAGAAAACGCAGAGTGGCAAAAAGGGTCATTTGAGGTATTAAGCTATTCTGATGATCATATTGTTTATGCGCGTAAGCTTGGTACAGAAGTGTCTATTGTGGCACTAAGCTTTACCGAGATTGAGTTTTCGATACCCGTTTGGAAATTGGGTATCGAAAATGCGAATGGGCGCAGCTATTTTGAACATAAATTGCTAGAGGTTCACAATGGTGAACTTATTCTTTCCATGTCCCCATGGCAGGTGGAAATAGTAAAAATAGGGAAGTTAAGTTAG
- a CDS encoding ABC transporter ATP-binding protein: protein MIHLENIQVTFNPGTVLENKALRSVSVEVPEHQFLTVIGSNGAGKSTLLGAVTGETPMVGGRVRIDDLDVTRQTVDQRASQCARVFQDPLAGTCGDLTIEENMALAYMRGKRRGWHHSISSKRRKIFQERISILGLGLEDRLSDHIGLLSGGQRQAVSLVMATLSDSKLLLLDEHTAALDPRMAAFVLDLTKKVVKEFNLTVMMVTHSMKDALACGDRTIMLHQGKIVLDVEGEQRANMAVPDLLEMFSKVRGEELTDDSLLLS from the coding sequence ATGATTCATTTAGAGAATATTCAGGTGACCTTCAACCCTGGAACCGTTTTGGAAAATAAAGCACTTAGAAGTGTTTCAGTTGAAGTGCCAGAACATCAGTTTTTAACCGTAATAGGCTCAAACGGAGCAGGTAAATCAACCTTACTTGGTGCGGTAACGGGTGAAACGCCTATGGTCGGTGGAAGGGTCCGTATCGATGATTTAGATGTGACTCGCCAAACGGTTGATCAACGCGCCAGTCAATGTGCCCGTGTGTTTCAAGACCCATTAGCGGGTACTTGTGGTGACCTTACCATTGAAGAAAACATGGCTTTAGCTTACATGCGTGGAAAACGTAGGGGATGGCATCATTCAATCTCTTCTAAACGTCGGAAGATTTTCCAAGAACGCATTAGTATTTTAGGTTTGGGCCTAGAAGATAGGCTAAGTGACCATATTGGTCTACTTTCCGGTGGTCAACGCCAGGCAGTTAGTCTTGTAATGGCGACACTTTCTGACAGTAAGCTTTTGTTATTAGATGAGCATACAGCTGCATTGGATCCAAGAATGGCGGCCTTTGTTCTTGATTTAACTAAAAAAGTAGTAAAAGAGTTTAACCTTACAGTGATGATGGTTACGCACTCGATGAAAGATGCACTTGCTTGTGGTGATCGCACTATCATGCTTCATCAAGGTAAAATAGTACTAGATGTTGAAGGTGAACAAAGAGCAAATATGGCAGTACCTGATTTGCTAGAGATGTTTTCTAAAGTCCGAGGCGAAGAGTTAACGGATGATAGTTTGCTGTTAAGTTAA
- a CDS encoding ABC transporter permease → MSAFAFFGALEIGLIYGLVALGVYLTFRVLDFPDLTVDGSFPMGAAVAATGIVAGLDPWLSTFLAIIAASATGWVTAFLAVRCGILHLLASILTMIAAFSINIRIMGRPNIALLGSDTILTPFEAYGDSIYIRPLLVGVLVLVSAWFVVRLLNSDFGLGLRATGVNARMVKAQGASTAFYTYFCLALSNGFVGFAGALFAQTNSFADVTSGTGTIVVGLAAVILGQTLIPGRKIWVAVTAVIVGSVLYRLAVAFALSSGMFGLQASDLNLVTAVLVAVALIAPKVKGNLKAKKALAPAEGVAVPKSEKESGDAV, encoded by the coding sequence ATGTCTGCTTTTGCATTTTTTGGGGCACTAGAAATAGGGCTTATTTATGGTCTAGTTGCTTTAGGCGTTTATCTTACGTTTAGGGTTTTAGATTTTCCTGATCTTACAGTGGATGGTAGTTTCCCTATGGGGGCTGCTGTGGCCGCGACAGGTATCGTTGCTGGATTAGACCCTTGGCTTTCTACATTTTTAGCTATTATTGCTGCAAGTGCAACTGGTTGGGTAACCGCATTTCTCGCTGTACGTTGCGGAATACTGCATTTGCTCGCCTCTATTTTGACCATGATCGCTGCTTTCTCAATTAATATTCGAATCATGGGACGTCCTAATATCGCGCTTTTAGGATCAGATACCATACTGACACCATTTGAAGCATACGGAGATTCTATATACATCCGCCCTTTATTGGTTGGTGTACTCGTCCTTGTTTCCGCTTGGTTTGTTGTTCGGCTGCTTAACAGTGACTTTGGTTTGGGTTTACGTGCGACAGGTGTTAACGCACGTATGGTTAAAGCTCAGGGTGCGAGCACCGCTTTTTATACTTATTTCTGCCTTGCTTTATCAAACGGCTTTGTCGGTTTCGCAGGAGCACTATTTGCTCAAACAAACAGTTTCGCTGATGTGACTTCGGGCACTGGTACAATAGTTGTCGGGTTGGCTGCGGTAATTTTAGGGCAAACTTTGATTCCCGGAAGAAAGATCTGGGTTGCAGTTACAGCCGTCATCGTGGGTTCTGTACTGTATCGACTTGCCGTTGCCTTCGCGTTAAGTTCTGGAATGTTTGGTTTACAGGCATCGGATTTGAACTTAGTCACCGCAGTATTGGTTGCCGTTGCACTTATTGCTCCAAAAGTGAAAGGAAACCTAAAGGCAAAAAAGGCACTCGCGCCAGCTGAAGGCGTTGCAGTACCCAAGTCAGAGAAAGAATCAGGAGATGCCGTATGA
- a CDS encoding ABC transporter substrate-binding protein: MKASKIIATAVIAGAALLSSTGVIAKTAKVAVSQIVEHPALDATRQGLLDGLKAKGYEEGKNLEFDFKTAQGNPAIAVQIARQFVGERPDVLVGIATPTAQALVAATRDIPIVFTAVTDPVGAKLVSNAEKPGKNVTGLSDLSPIAQHVELIKELLPNVKTVGVVYNPGEANSVSLMKLLKESIAANGLELVEATALKSADVQSATQAISAKSDVIYAMIDNTVASAIEGMTIAANQAKTPVFGATTTYIEAGAFAALGFDYYQIGVQTADYVVAILEGQKPGDIAVKVAKGSDLIVNKTASDKLGITIPQSVLDRATDVK, from the coding sequence ATGAAAGCAAGTAAGATTATTGCTACTGCGGTTATTGCCGGAGCAGCGTTACTGTCGTCTACAGGTGTTATTGCTAAAACAGCAAAAGTAGCAGTCTCTCAAATTGTTGAACATCCAGCACTAGATGCGACTCGTCAAGGTCTGTTGGATGGACTAAAAGCAAAAGGTTACGAAGAAGGCAAAAACCTAGAGTTTGATTTTAAAACAGCTCAAGGTAACCCAGCTATCGCGGTTCAAATTGCTCGTCAGTTTGTTGGTGAGCGCCCTGATGTTCTCGTTGGTATCGCAACCCCGACAGCGCAAGCACTCGTGGCGGCTACTCGTGATATTCCAATTGTATTTACGGCGGTTACCGACCCTGTTGGTGCGAAATTAGTGAGTAATGCAGAAAAACCAGGTAAAAACGTCACTGGACTTTCTGACCTTTCTCCAATAGCGCAGCACGTCGAGTTGATTAAAGAATTGCTTCCAAATGTGAAAACAGTTGGTGTGGTATATAACCCAGGTGAAGCAAACTCAGTTAGCTTAATGAAACTGCTAAAAGAAAGCATTGCGGCAAATGGTCTAGAGCTAGTTGAGGCAACAGCCCTTAAAAGTGCTGATGTACAAAGTGCGACTCAGGCAATTTCTGCTAAATCAGACGTTATATACGCGATGATTGACAACACAGTAGCAAGTGCAATTGAAGGTATGACGATTGCTGCAAACCAAGCGAAAACACCGGTATTTGGCGCAACAACAACCTATATCGAAGCAGGTGCTTTTGCTGCGTTAGGTTTTGATTATTACCAAATTGGTGTGCAAACAGCTGATTATGTTGTTGCTATCCTAGAAGGCCAGAAACCAGGTGATATTGCCGTTAAAGTGGCTAAGGGTTCGGACCTTATCGTTAACAAAACAGCTTCAGACAAACTTGGCATTACTATTCCTCAATCTGTGCTAGATCGCGCGACTGACGTAAAATAA
- the yfbV gene encoding terminus macrodomain insulation protein YfbV yields MNTNPGLFHSLRNGQKYMDTWPMRKELSPIFPEHRIIKATRFGIKVMPAVAMISLLMQMSFHNMQAMPQAVVVALFAISLPLQGMWWLGNRSNTKLPPALAGWYRELHQKILETGFALEPISPKPRYKELAIILNRAFRQLDKSALERWF; encoded by the coding sequence ATGAATACTAACCCCGGACTTTTCCATAGTCTGAGAAACGGACAAAAATATATGGATACTTGGCCTATGCGAAAGGAATTGTCGCCTATATTTCCAGAGCATCGTATTATTAAGGCCACTCGTTTTGGTATCAAGGTCATGCCCGCTGTGGCGATGATCAGCCTTCTTATGCAGATGAGCTTCCATAATATGCAAGCGATGCCACAGGCAGTTGTTGTAGCATTATTCGCGATCAGCTTACCTTTACAAGGGATGTGGTGGCTAGGTAACCGTTCGAATACTAAACTTCCTCCTGCTCTTGCTGGTTGGTATCGAGAGCTTCATCAAAAAATACTCGAAACTGGGTTTGCATTAGAACCAATAAGTCCAAAGCCACGCTATAAAGAATTGGCAATTATTTTAAATCGGGCATTTAGACAGTTGGATAAGTCGGCGCTAGAACGCTGGTTTTAA
- a CDS encoding acetate kinase, with product MSKLVLVLNCGSSSLKFAIVDADNGNEHLTGLAECLHLPEARIKWKLDGKHEAQLGEGAAHDEALKFIVETILASKPELSNALAAVGHRVVHGGEKFTQSVLIDDEVTQGIEDCAALAPLHNPAAIVGIKAAQKAFPSLPMSAVFDTAYHQTMPQDAYLYALPYNLYTDHSIRRYGMHGTSHLFIAREAAERLGKPADQLNIINCHLGNGASVCAIKDGKSVDTSMGLTPLEGLVMGTRCGDIDPAIIFHLHDTLGYSVEKINTMLTKESGLQGLTQVTSDCRYVEDNYLEKEDAARAMGVFCHRLAKYIAGYTATLDGRLDAIVFTGGIGENSSPIRELVLNRLGVFGIEVDNEKNLKARFGGEGVITTEESRIPAMVISTNEELVIAEDTARLAGL from the coding sequence ATGTCTAAGCTAGTTTTAGTTTTAAACTGCGGTAGTTCTTCTCTCAAGTTCGCTATTGTTGATGCAGATAATGGTAACGAGCATCTAACCGGTCTTGCTGAATGCCTTCATCTTCCAGAAGCTCGCATAAAATGGAAGCTCGATGGTAAGCACGAAGCTCAACTTGGCGAAGGTGCGGCACACGATGAAGCACTTAAATTTATCGTAGAAACTATTCTTGCTTCTAAGCCAGAACTTTCTAACGCTTTAGCTGCAGTTGGTCACCGTGTTGTTCACGGTGGAGAGAAATTTACACAATCAGTATTGATTGATGATGAAGTAACCCAAGGTATCGAAGATTGTGCCGCACTTGCACCTCTTCATAACCCAGCAGCTATTGTTGGCATAAAAGCAGCTCAAAAAGCATTCCCATCGCTACCTATGTCTGCGGTATTTGACACTGCGTATCACCAAACAATGCCTCAAGACGCATACTTATATGCTTTGCCATATAATCTTTATACTGATCATAGTATCCGTCGTTACGGTATGCACGGTACTTCACACCTATTTATCGCACGCGAAGCTGCGGAGCGTTTAGGCAAGCCAGCTGACCAACTTAACATCATCAACTGCCACTTAGGCAATGGTGCCTCTGTTTGTGCAATAAAAGATGGTAAGTCAGTGGATACATCTATGGGTCTTACTCCGCTCGAAGGCCTTGTAATGGGAACTCGTTGTGGTGATATCGACCCTGCAATCATCTTCCACTTACATGATACTCTTGGCTACTCAGTTGAAAAAATCAATACCATGTTAACTAAAGAGTCTGGTCTACAAGGGCTAACTCAAGTGACATCAGACTGTCGTTATGTTGAAGATAACTATTTAGAAAAAGAAGATGCAGCACGTGCTATGGGTGTGTTCTGTCATCGTCTAGCAAAATATATCGCTGGCTACACAGCCACTCTTGATGGTCGTCTAGACGCTATCGTCTTCACTGGTGGTATCGGTGAAAACTCTAGCCCAATCCGCGAACTCGTTCTAAACCGCCTAGGTGTGTTTGGCATTGAAGTAGATAATGAGAAAAACCTTAAAGCACGTTTCGGCGGCGAAGGTGTCATCACTACTGAAGAAAGTCGTATCCCTGCAATGGTTATCTCTACAAATGAAGAATTAGTCATTGCCGAAGACACTGCGCGACTAGCAGGTCTTTAA